A DNA window from Paraclostridium bifermentans contains the following coding sequences:
- a CDS encoding M16 family metallopeptidase, with amino-acid sequence MYKTHTLSNGLTIIGEEIPYLKSITLGVWVNAGSRIENEELGGISHFIEHMLFKGSKNRTSKEIASTIDNLGGQINAFTSKECTCYYVKLLDEHIDIGIDILSDMFLNPLFDEKDIDKERQVIIEELKMYEDSPEDLVYDLLMEGIYKTDALGMNIIGTEESLYNMNRNTIKNYFNKYYVASNSVISISGNFKFEEMVNLIESKFKDLPMGNVDIEITEPEFHPCFIARNKDTEQVNLAISLKAIPLEYREDAYALSIINNIFGGSISSRLFQNIRENKGLVYSIYSAPSLYRKSGELGIYASMSNENLKKVYNLVLEEIDNLRQNHLTDKEIKESKEQLKGSYILGLESTSSRMMSIGKAMVLTKKVKNPNDIIESINNIDKARIDLIIDKVFNRENIGVCIVGRDVEGITLD; translated from the coding sequence ATGTATAAAACACACACATTGAGTAATGGACTAACAATAATAGGGGAAGAAATACCTTATCTAAAATCTATAACATTAGGTGTTTGGGTAAATGCAGGGTCTAGAATAGAAAATGAAGAGCTAGGTGGGATATCGCATTTTATAGAACATATGCTTTTTAAAGGTAGTAAAAATAGAACTTCTAAAGAAATCGCAAGCACTATAGATAACTTAGGAGGTCAAATAAATGCTTTTACGAGTAAGGAATGTACTTGTTATTATGTAAAGTTATTAGATGAACATATAGACATTGGAATTGATATATTAAGTGATATGTTTTTAAATCCTTTGTTTGATGAAAAGGATATAGATAAGGAAAGACAAGTTATAATAGAAGAATTAAAAATGTATGAAGATTCTCCTGAGGACTTAGTGTACGATCTTCTTATGGAAGGAATATACAAAACTGATGCCTTAGGTATGAATATAATAGGGACGGAAGAATCGTTATATAATATGAATAGAAATACTATAAAAAATTATTTCAATAAGTATTATGTAGCAAGTAACTCTGTAATATCTATAAGTGGAAACTTTAAATTTGAAGAAATGGTAAATTTAATAGAATCCAAGTTTAAAGATTTACCAATGGGAAATGTAGATATCGAAATAACTGAACCTGAGTTTCATCCGTGCTTTATAGCTAGAAACAAAGATACAGAACAAGTTAATTTAGCGATAAGTTTAAAAGCTATTCCTCTAGAGTATAGAGAAGATGCCTATGCATTATCTATAATAAATAATATTTTCGGAGGAAGTATAAGCTCAAGATTATTTCAAAATATAAGGGAAAATAAAGGACTAGTATACTCAATATACTCTGCACCTAGCCTTTATAGGAAAAGCGGAGAACTTGGAATTTATGCTAGTATGAGTAACGAAAATCTAAAAAAAGTATATAATTTAGTATTAGAAGAAATTGACAACCTAAGACAGAATCATCTTACAGATAAAGAGATAAAAGAAAGTAAGGAACAGTTAAAAGGAAGTTATATTCTTGGATTAGAGAGTACTAGCAGCAGAATGATGTCAATTGGTAAAGCAATGGTATTAACAAAAAAGGTGAAAAATCCTAATGATATCATAGAAAGTATAAATAATATTGACAAGGCTAGAATAGACTTAATTATAGACAAGGTATTTAATAGAGAAAATATTGGAGTCTGTATTGTAGGAAGAGATGTAGAGGGTATAACTTTAGACTAA
- a CDS encoding YlmC/YmxH family sporulation protein, translating into MNLSEVAGKEIVNLVTGERLGVVGECDLIIEDTTGKILALLIPRERGFLGFRKDKSVLEVPWRNVKKIGNDMIIIEYEGVY; encoded by the coding sequence ATGAATTTATCTGAAGTAGCAGGTAAAGAGATTGTAAACTTAGTTACAGGAGAAAGATTAGGAGTTGTTGGAGAGTGCGACCTTATAATTGAAGACACTACAGGAAAAATACTAGCTTTATTAATCCCTAGGGAAAGAGGATTTTTAGGATTTAGAAAAGATAAATCGGTACTAGAAGTACCATGGAGAAATGTAAAAAAAATTGGTAATGACATGATTATAATAGAATACGAAGGAGTTTACTAG
- the dapG gene encoding aspartate kinase yields MTIVVQKFGGTSVESYEKMQQVCNIIKNYKEKGLDLVVVVSAMGRKGAPYATDTLINLCKNVNENSSKRELDLIMSCGEIISGTILTNMLKGNGIDAVFLTGSQAGIYTDGKFSDSRILDIKPERIYKELDEGKVVIVAGFQGTTESGEVTTLGRGGSDTSAVAIGKALECETVEIYTDVDGIMTADPRVEPEAKVLDYINYEEVFQMADKGAKVIHPRAVEIAKSGSIALNIKNTLNPSHPGTRISGMSPKFEVNKEAKSLHTMTAVAHKNGITQIKVKSKEDIFTDIMNEIESNEISLDMINFFVEEKAFVIDHEKLNILKDILNNHDLEYTVKENCAKVTLIGTKMTGIPGVMAKIVRALSKAKINLLQTSDSNMTISCLVEEKDMKSAVHAIHDEFKLN; encoded by the coding sequence ATGACGATAGTAGTTCAAAAATTTGGTGGGACATCTGTGGAATCTTATGAAAAAATGCAACAAGTTTGCAATATAATAAAAAACTATAAAGAAAAAGGATTAGACTTAGTTGTAGTAGTTTCTGCTATGGGAAGAAAAGGAGCTCCATATGCAACTGATACATTGATAAATCTGTGTAAAAATGTAAATGAAAATTCTTCTAAAAGAGAATTGGATTTAATAATGTCTTGTGGAGAGATAATATCAGGAACTATACTTACTAATATGCTAAAAGGAAATGGGATAGATGCAGTATTTTTAACTGGTAGTCAAGCTGGTATATATACAGATGGGAAATTTTCAGATTCAAGAATATTAGATATAAAACCAGAAAGAATATATAAAGAATTAGATGAAGGTAAAGTTGTTATTGTAGCCGGGTTCCAAGGAACTACAGAAAGTGGAGAAGTAACAACTCTTGGTAGAGGTGGAAGCGATACATCTGCTGTTGCTATAGGTAAAGCTTTAGAATGTGAAACTGTTGAAATTTATACAGACGTTGATGGAATAATGACAGCAGATCCTAGAGTAGAACCGGAAGCTAAAGTTTTAGATTATATAAATTATGAAGAAGTTTTTCAAATGGCAGATAAAGGTGCAAAGGTAATTCATCCAAGAGCTGTTGAAATTGCAAAAAGCGGATCTATAGCTTTAAATATAAAAAATACTTTAAACCCATCTCATCCAGGTACTAGAATAAGCGGGATGAGCCCTAAATTTGAAGTAAACAAAGAAGCAAAATCTTTACACACTATGACTGCAGTAGCACATAAAAATGGAATTACTCAAATAAAAGTTAAATCTAAAGAAGATATATTTACAGATATAATGAATGAAATTGAATCAAATGAAATTAGTTTAGATATGATAAACTTTTTCGTTGAAGAAAAAGCTTTTGTAATAGACCATGAAAAGTTAAATATATTAAAAGATATACTTAATAATCATGACCTTGAGTATACTGTTAAAGAAAACTGTGCAAAAGTAACTCTTATAGGTACAAAAATGACAGGTATTCCTGGAGTTATGGCAAAGATTGTAAGAGCTTTATCTAAAGCTAAAATAAACTTATTACAAACATCGGATTCAAACATGACTATATCTTGTTTAGTTGAAGAAAAAGATATGAAATCAGCTGTTCATGCTATACATGATGAATTTAAATTAAATTAA
- a CDS encoding polysaccharide deacetylase family protein has product MIMMVLNKKKLKKIFIIVLVIILAIIGVAFMTKDKAKPTFNMFYRAGEPYYSGTKEKSGYVAISCNVDLGWETEYLEKILKVLDEKKAKITFAVTGRWAEENPELLLEIQKKGHEIANHGYKHLDYGTLDYDKNYEQIKTSKEIIENITKTETKFFQAPGGSFNKDTVKACNDLGYIPYKWDIDTIDWKNRQEPEVIIQRVKSKDMKDSSIILMHPTYASAEGIDDIIKIIEEKELKPGKLSDVFNL; this is encoded by the coding sequence ATGATAATGATGGTTCTTAATAAAAAAAAGCTAAAAAAAATTTTCATAATAGTATTAGTTATAATATTAGCAATTATAGGTGTTGCATTTATGACAAAAGATAAAGCTAAGCCTACGTTTAACATGTTTTATAGAGCTGGTGAGCCATATTACAGTGGAACAAAAGAAAAAAGTGGATACGTTGCAATAAGTTGCAACGTAGACCTTGGTTGGGAAACTGAATACTTAGAAAAAATTTTAAAGGTATTAGATGAAAAAAAGGCTAAAATAACTTTTGCTGTAACAGGTAGATGGGCAGAAGAAAATCCTGAACTTTTATTAGAAATTCAAAAAAAGGGACATGAAATTGCAAATCACGGATACAAACATCTAGATTATGGAACTTTAGACTATGATAAAAACTACGAACAAATAAAGACATCAAAAGAAATAATTGAAAATATAACAAAAACAGAAACTAAGTTTTTTCAAGCTCCAGGAGGATCATTTAATAAAGACACAGTAAAAGCGTGTAACGACTTGGGTTATATACCTTATAAATGGGATATAGACACAATAGATTGGAAAAATAGACAAGAACCTGAAGTTATTATACAAAGGGTTAAATCTAAAGATATGAAAGATTCTAGCATAATACTTATGCATCCTACATATGCAAGTGCAGAGGGAATTGATGATATAATAAAAATCATAGAAGAAAAGGAATTAAAGCCAGGTAAACTTAGTGATGTATTTAATTTATAA
- a CDS encoding ClpP family protease: protein MNLFNDEKNRKIQLKSEEDDEREEESEDIQNIKQMGVPNMPNQNIKDIQCITIIGEIEGHFAGNPQKKSTKYEHIIPMLFEIEENQNIKGVLVILNTVGGDVEAGLAMAELMNSVSKKVVTLVLGGSHSIGVPLATAGDYSFIAPTATMIVHPIRTNGLVIGVNETFEYFKKMQERITRFIIRTSDIEKEELEKLMHSKEELVSDVGSVLIGKEAVDCGLIDEVGGLKEAMAKLRELINEDDNDSNNNVIK, encoded by the coding sequence ATGAATCTTTTCAATGATGAAAAAAATAGAAAAATACAGCTAAAGTCAGAAGAAGATGATGAGAGAGAAGAAGAAAGTGAAGATATACAAAATATAAAACAAATGGGTGTTCCTAATATGCCCAACCAAAATATAAAGGACATACAATGTATAACTATAATTGGTGAAATTGAAGGTCACTTTGCAGGAAACCCACAAAAAAAATCTACAAAATATGAACATATAATACCTATGTTGTTTGAAATAGAAGAAAATCAAAATATAAAAGGGGTATTAGTAATTTTAAACACTGTTGGAGGAGATGTTGAAGCTGGACTTGCTATGGCAGAACTTATGAATAGTGTATCTAAAAAAGTAGTAACATTAGTATTAGGAGGTAGTCATAGTATAGGAGTTCCGCTTGCAACTGCAGGTGATTATTCATTTATAGCTCCAACTGCAACTATGATTGTTCACCCTATAAGAACAAATGGACTTGTTATTGGAGTTAATGAGACATTTGAATACTTTAAAAAAATGCAAGAGCGTATAACTAGATTTATAATTAGAACTTCAGATATAGAAAAAGAAGAATTAGAAAAGCTTATGCATTCAAAAGAGGAATTAGTAAGTGATGTGGGTAGTGTTTTAATAGGTAAAGAGGCAGTTGATTGTGGTCTTATTGATGAAGTTGGCGGATTAAAAGAGGCAATGGCTAAATTAAGAGAATTAATTAATGAAGACGATAATGATAGTAACAACAATGTAATTAAATAA